One genomic window of Nicotiana sylvestris chromosome 10, ASM39365v2, whole genome shotgun sequence includes the following:
- the LOC138879769 gene encoding uncharacterized protein: protein MASLTVLLRHSGKWNDEGNYIDFSIEGILIKEYASFNDLVCSISNQMGINLSTNTIKIQYNVEGNRTPMEIHNDMGYKVYVKLKKENREFGMYPLCITTMEKELISGDGLNQGDIVQIDEAVQMYDSDTDYTLAIELANSGETIGVFELHKDLIISKTNQKEVMAGQVYKDKATLKEVINNYAIAQRFQFRVDRSNAVSYALICISEDCDWRFKASSINKSELFKVREFNDNHTCPLKDKVYEQQQASSSLISGIIRTKLTNHKRKYTPRDIIDDVKSDLGVDVSYMLAWRAKEKVMNFLRGEPVDSYKKLPGYLYTMDKTYPGSHIRMEKSSKNEFMYVYISLYAFIRGFDHCRPIVVVDGSHLKSYYTGTFVSASTLDGAGHILPLAYGVIDSENDVAWTWFFEQFKIAYGVRENMCIVSDRNESIIKSVSRVYPDLPHCACIWHLWNNVYKKFKKSHAKLSEIYFSMAKTYTQTEFDSLMEKVEKVDIRVKEYLELAGYEKWARLYAPVNKGWTMTSNIAESINATLVSARELPIYDFLEEVRKMFGPCNCSNRKEATQTYKTLGRKYQKMLEVNETMCTRMTMNTGKYMLLLRLYACDNDYNGIQVVPSTEYLHTVNDGGRNYTVCLLERKCVCGRFQIDELPCPHAWAVLKSKFLMPEEYCSSYYKPSTIVMTYDVPVYPLPDKNDWNIPEHIA, encoded by the exons ATGGCAAGCTTGACAGTTTTGTTGCGTCATTCTGGAAAGTGGAACGATGAGGGAAATTATATCGACTTTTCAATTGAGGGAATACTGATTAAGGAGTATGCTTCATTTAATGATTTAGTTTGTTCAATTTCTAATCAAATGGGTATAAATTTGAGCACAAATACCATTAAAATACAATACAATGTTGAAGGCAATCGCACGCCAATGGAAATACACAATGATATGGGTTACAAAGTGTATGTAAAATtgaaaaaagagaacagagaatttGGGATGTATCCTCTGTGCATTACAACTATGGAAAAAGAGCTTATCTCTGGAGATGGTTTAAATCAAGGCGACATTGTGCAGATAGACGAAGCAGTTCAAATGTACGATTCCGATACAGATTATACACTAGCTATAGAACTTGCCAATTCAGGAGAAACGATTGGAGTGTTCGAACTCCACAAGGATTTGATAATTTCAAAAACTAATCAAAAGGAGGTTATGGCTGGACAAGTGTATAAGGATAAGGCTACATTGAAAGAGGTGATAAATAATTATGCTATAGCTCAAAGGTTTCAATTCCGTGTTGATCGGTCTAATGCTGTCAG CTATGCATTAATATGTATTTCAGAAGATTGTGATTGGAGGTTTAAGGCTTCAAGCATTAACAAATCGGAATTATTCAAGGTGAGAGAATTCAATGACAACCATACATGTCCGCTGAAGGATAAAGTGTACGAGCAGCAGCAAGCTAGTAGCAGCCTTATAAGTGGTATTATAAGGACAAAGCTTACAAACCATAAGAGGAAATACACTCCGAGGGACATTATTGATGACGTGAAATCAGATCTAGGTGTTGATGTTAGCTATATGTTGGCGTGGAGGGCTAAAGAAAAGGTAATGAATTTTCTTAGAGGTGAACCAGTTGATTCATACAAAAAATTACCAGGATACTTATATACAATGGATAAGACATATCCAGGTTCTCACATAAGAATGGAAAAATCGTCAAAGAATGAATTCATGTACGTGTATATATCATTGTATGCATTTATAAGGGGGTTTGATCATTGTAGACCAATTGTTGTAGTGGACGGAAGTCATCTAAAATCCTACTACACCGGGACATTCGTTTCTGCAAGCACGTTGGATGGGGCAG GTCATATATTGCCACTGGCATACGGTGTTATTGATTCAGAGAACGATGTTGCTTGGAcgtggttctttgagcaattcaagatagCGTACGGTGTAAGGGAAAACATGTGCATTGTTTCGGATAGAAATGAGAGCATCATTAAATCTGTATCGAGAGTATATCCGGATTTACCACATTGTGCTTGCATATGGCATCTATGGAATAACGTATACAAGAAATTCAAAAAGAGTCATGCCAAGTTGAGTGAGATATACTTCTCGATGGCAAAAACATACACACAAACTGAATTTGATAGTCTGATGGAGAAGGTTGAGAAGGTAGATATTAGGGTGAAAGAATACTTAGAGTTAGCTGGTTACGAAAAGTGGGCTAGGTTGTATGCACCTGTTAACAAGGGATGGACAATGACGTCAAATATAGCTGAGTCAATCAATGCAACACTAGTTTCAGCAAGGGAATTGCCAATATATGACTTCCTTGAAGAAGTTAGGAAGATGTTTGGTCCTTGTAATTGTAGTAACCGTAAAGAAGCTACTCAGACATACAAGACGCTTGGGAGAAAATACCAGAAAATGCTGGAGGTGAATGAGACCATGTGTACCCGTATGACT ATGAATACAGGTAAATACATGTTATTATTAAGACTGTATGCATGTGATAATGATTACAATGGAATTCAG GTGGTACCCTCAACTGAATACTTACATACTGTTAACGATGGTGGGAGGAATTACACAGTCTGTCTGCTCGAGAGAAAATGTGTTTGTGGGAGATTCCAAATTGATGAATTGCCATGCCCACATGCCTGGGCTGTATTGAAGAGCAAGTTTTTAATGCCTGAAGAATATTGCTCTAGCTATTACAAGCCAAGTACAATTGTAATGACATACGATGTGCCAGTGTACCCGCTACCAGACAAAAATGACTGGAATATACCAGAGCATATTGCATAG
- the LOC138879770 gene encoding uncharacterized protein: MEESINDLLKKLLIDNQQLRTDFRNLERQMGQLATNQNTRPAGALPSDTEKKPQVNAVTHRNGRELEEVPKKKRDKPIPEGELIPKVTHETKNDAEIPEPVEAPRPPPPFPQRLQKKNDDRMFTNFLSLLSQVQLNIPLVDVLREILKYIKYIKDIVAHKRRLTEFETVALTEECTSRVQNKLPQKLKDPGSFTIPVRIGNIDVGRALCDLGVSINLMSLSLFKKLGLGAPRPTTVMLQLTNRSIAHPEGVIEDVLLQIEKFIFPANFIILDYEADELVPIILGRPLLATGDAIIKVREGKMILRVDDEETILNVYKAIQLPRHYEELSMISVVEADEQIQYPSVYLDDSLEKALMLLDSLGADEEVEEMMHILDTSCAYMQGIHPFEPLNRPEGPPPKPSIEEAPKLELKPLPPHLQYAYLGDSDTLPVIVSSDLSKLQEEKLLRVPGEHKRALG; this comes from the coding sequence ATGGAAGAAAGTATCAATGATTTGCTTAAGAAgttattgattgacaatcagcaaCTCAGGACCGACTTCAGAAATCTTGAAAGGCAAATGGGGCAGTTAGCAACAAATCAAAACACTAGACCTGCAGGTGCTCTCCCCAGTGATACAGAAAAGAAACCTCAAGTGAATGCAGTTACACATAGAAACGGGAGGGAGCTAGAGGAAGtgccaaagaaaaagagagacaaGCCCATACCTGAGGGAGAGTTGATCCCTAAAGTGACTCACGAGACAAAGAATGATGCTGAAATTCCAGAGCCAGTGGAGGCcccaaggccaccaccacctttcccccagagattgcagaaaaagaatgatgatcgcatgttcaCAAATTTTCTCTCTCTGTTGAGTCAGGTTCAATTGAATATCCCACTTGTTGATGTGCTTCGTGAAATTCTAAAGTATATTAAGTATATAAAagatatagtggctcacaagagaAGATTAACTGAATTTGAGACAGTggcacttactgaggagtgcacttcaagggtccaaaataagctccctcaaaagcttaaggatcctggcAGCTTCACGATTCCTGTACGcattggtaatattgatgtgggtCGTGCTCTTTGCGATTTAGGGGTGAGCATAAATCTGATGTCCCTGTCTTTGTTCAAGAAATTGGGCCTGGGAGCTCCAAGGCCCACTACTGTGATGTTGCAGCTGACTAATAGATCGATAGCACACCCTgaaggggtgattgaagatgtgttgcTGCAGATTGAGAAGTTCATATTCCCTGCTAATTTTATTATCCTCGATTATGAGGCTGATGAactggttccaatcatattggggcgACCTCTCTTAGCTACTGGTGATGCAATTATTAAAGTGAGAGAGGGAAAGATGATTTTGAGGGTAGATGACGAGGAAACAATTTTAAATGTCTACAAAGCAATCCAACTTCCCCGCCACTATGAGGAGCTCTCAATGATATCTGTTGTTGAGGCTGATGAACAAATTCAATATCCGAGTGTATATCTAGACGATTCTCTGGAGAAAGCACTTATGTTGCTTGATAGCTTGGGAGCTGATgaggaggttgaggagatgatgcACATCCTTGATACATCTTGTGCGTACATGCAAGGGATACACCCCTTTGAGCCTTTGAATAGGCCAGAGGGACCTCCTCCAAAGCCGTCAATTGAGGAAGCCCCAAAATTGGAGCTTAAACCTCTCCCACCTCACTTGCAATATGCTTATTTGGGTGACTCTGACACTTTACCCGTTATTGTTTCTTCTGACTTGTCTAAATTGCAGGAAGAAAAGTTGTTGAGAGTGCCAGGTGAGCACAAACGAGCACTTGGGTAG